Genomic window (Pseudobacteroides sp.):
AGCCCCGAAGAGGGCTTGTTTGCTATGCCCTTTTTTATTTGCTCTGTCGTAACAATATACTTTTTTCAAAGTTCAGTAAGGTTTTTGACCTTGTTTTTTATAAATCAAACCTGAATTTTTGTTCTCAAGCCAATTACCAGTTACTTTTCGAAACTATACTTATTCTTCTTGAAATTCCCTAAACATAATTTTTAGAGTCGTCAAAGGATTAACTGAATCAAAGTTATTATAGCTAAAAGACTGTTAAAATATTATCTTAATTTAATTTCTAACAGTCTTTATTAGCCTAAACTAATCTTGAATTTTCATAATTAAATATATAATTTCATATATGAATTATGGTCCAATTACATACACAGGTCCGTCAATTTTCTCTATTGCTTTCATATAACTTGGTACAAAATCCGTACCTTTTGCAATAGCTACAACCCCAGCTGCAACAGTATATGGATTTTTCTTAGCAATACCACCCGCTATACCAATAATTCCACCCACTATAGCATATGGATCTCCTCCACCATTTATCAACTGCAAGTCTTCTTGCTTAATTTCATCAAATCCAACATTTGTCATATTCAACGACCTCCTATTCTTCTATTGTAATTAAAGTTTTGCACCAACTTCAAATTTTGTCTCGAGCCAATATTGAAGTGCTGCTTTCAACTGCTCTATATCAAATCTGATTGTACAGAATGATACCTGGTTTTTAAGCAAAGTATACCTTCTAAATAAAATCCACTAACATTTTATCGGGACGGGATTACCCTTTTTTCCCAATATTAACACATATCCTATATGAGCACAATATTTTTTGAAACAATATATATTATCTTTAATCATTTTTATATTTTACAATATAGCACATATACAACCATTAGTCACCGAAATCTTAATGCTATTTGCCGCAAAAATTTCATAAAAATTTTGCGTGCTACCGCAATAATACCTTCGGTATTTACAACTACTAATGAAGGAGTTGTTTTTATTATTAGACTAATATGCAACCTCTAAGCTTAGGAACTGTTAGCAATTGGTTAATTTTGAGTATCAGTTTCATAAATAAAATTTCACATTTTTTAAAGCTATTGATTATTTATTTTGTGGATAGTGTTGATATTAACATAAAAAGGATATCCGTTATCATAACCATGCGACTTTCGTACTGTTTCAATTTCAACAAAAACAATCTTTTTAAAAAACAAAGCTCCTTATAAATAATCGTAAATTGTTAATAAATAAGTACTTCAACATAAATTTGGGAGTAAAAAAGTTAACAAAGCATAAAGCATAAAGCATAAATACAATAATCTGTTGAAACATGTTGAAAAATATAATAGTATAATATTATCAGGGTCAAAAATGATAATAAGTTTACATAGCTTTTTTGTAAACTAACAGGAGGAGTTTTTTTATGAATGGTAAAAAGACAAGCATTCTTATTATAGCTATATCAGTTATAGTTATTTTATCTATAGGAGCTGCTGTTTATTTTTCATCTTCATCATCAACCAAGAAAACCGAAGTCAGTACCAATAAAGAAGATCCCGAGGGCTTTGGTTATCAAGCTCTAAAAATCAATGGCAAGTTTGTTAGCCAGGATATTTTTACAGAAGAAAGAAACAAGTTTTTTGAAAAATGGAGCAGAAATGCCGAAATGCTTTATAAAACTGATGAAGAAAGAAACGACATGCTTCTTGATGAAGTTATAAAAAGAGTTATTATTGAGGATTTTATAAATAACAAGGCGGATGTACAGGTTACAAAAGTTGAAGTGGATGATTATATAAAGAAGTATATCGATTTAGCCTATGCTTCTCAGGGTGGGCTTAAGGCTTATATGGAAGGTATGGGCTTTAAATCTGAAGAAGAGGTTTATAAAAATACCGAATTTTATCTAAAAAGATTAAAATATTTTTCCAGCATAGCAAATAAGTATGGGGTTAGCATTTCTGATTCGGAATTTAATGAGAAATTTACAAAGCACAAGCAGGACAGCACCTTGGCTTCCGGCAAAAGAATTCACATATCCGCTAAAGAGCGTGGTGATGCCGAGGCCTTAAAAATAGCCAATGACATCTATACCAGGCTGAAAAACGGCGAGGACTTTGCAGCTGTGGCAAAAGAAAAATCAGAAGATGAAGAATCAAAATCAACAGGCGGATCAATGCAAAATATAACCGGAGGCATCTACAGTAAGGAATTTGATCAGGCTGTGTTCAATGCTTCACCAGGTACCCTTATACCTCCGGTAAAGAACATGTCCGGTTATGATATAGTATATTTAGAAAAGATTGTGACGTCATATCACCGCGAGAATGAATACAAAAACATTCTATTGATGCAAAAATTCGGAGAATCAGACAAGCTTAATACATGGCTTGAGGAAGTAAAAAAATCAATCCCAATAGAAATAATCGATCCCTCCTTTAAAGCGTACAGGCAGTTTAAAAGCAACGATTTGAAAGGTGCATCTGTAAGCTATAAGCAAGCCTATGACAAAACAAAATTTGAATTGTTCCTTCAAAAAGCATCGGAATGTTATAAAAAGCTGGGAGACTGGGATAAGGTTATAGAAATGAATGATATAGGCCTGGATGTAAGCCCCGAGAACGTAGAATACTCTATCAATAAAGCAGAAGGGCTTTATAAGA
Coding sequences:
- a CDS encoding peptidylprolyl isomerase, which produces MNGKKTSILIIAISVIVILSIGAAVYFSSSSSTKKTEVSTNKEDPEGFGYQALKINGKFVSQDIFTEERNKFFEKWSRNAEMLYKTDEERNDMLLDEVIKRVIIEDFINNKADVQVTKVEVDDYIKKYIDLAYASQGGLKAYMEGMGFKSEEEVYKNTEFYLKRLKYFSSIANKYGVSISDSEFNEKFTKHKQDSTLASGKRIHISAKERGDAEALKIANDIYTRLKNGEDFAAVAKEKSEDEESKSTGGSMQNITGGIYSKEFDQAVFNASPGTLIPPVKNMSGYDIVYLEKIVTSYHRENEYKNILLMQKFGESDKLNTWLEEVKKSIPIEIIDPSFKAYRQFKSNDLKGASVSYKQAYDKTKFELFLQKASECYKKLGDWDKVIEMNDIGLDVSPENVEYSINKAEGLYKKQQTDDAKSLMKKAEKKAGDNVYYKQLISQMYTNLGLKEDADRIQKEINSK